In candidate division WOR-3 bacterium, the following are encoded in one genomic region:
- a CDS encoding DUF58 domain-containing protein produces MNRTGARVELSRIRQVEIRTKRLVNTIFAGDYRSSFKGRGVEFADVREYLPGDDVRTIDWSLTARFGRPFVKQFAEERELLVLLLVDASGSNRFGTRGQFKLEQAALVGATLAFSAIRNNDKVGLVFFTDRIERFVPPAKGRFHVLRLVRDILYFEPTGLGTEPITALNFVMHILKRRAIVFLISDLLGPGFSPERIEKPLGVVSRRHDLITISINDRAEEELPQLGLVEFEDAETGRQLLVNTASIRTRQYVSAQIQKRREAMARLFQRFGVDWIQLRTGEEFTPVLHRFFQERARRYR; encoded by the coding sequence ATGAACCGGACAGGTGCGCGGGTTGAGCTGAGCAGAATCCGGCAGGTTGAGATCCGGACCAAGCGACTGGTTAATACCATCTTTGCCGGTGATTACCGTTCCAGTTTCAAGGGCCGGGGTGTGGAGTTTGCCGATGTCCGGGAATATCTGCCAGGTGATGATGTGCGCACGATTGACTGGAGTCTGACCGCAAGGTTCGGCAGGCCGTTTGTCAAGCAGTTTGCCGAGGAGCGGGAGCTGCTGGTGCTGCTGCTGGTTGATGCCTCAGGTTCAAACCGTTTCGGGACTCGGGGACAGTTCAAACTGGAGCAGGCGGCACTTGTTGGTGCCACCCTTGCCTTTTCCGCCATCCGGAACAACGACAAGGTCGGACTGGTGTTCTTCACCGACCGGATTGAGCGCTTTGTGCCCCCGGCAAAGGGGAGGTTTCATGTCCTGCGGCTTGTCCGGGATATACTGTATTTTGAGCCGACCGGACTCGGAACTGAACCAATAACCGCACTCAATTTTGTCATGCATATCCTCAAGCGCCGGGCGATTGTTTTTCTGATTTCGGATCTGCTCGGTCCGGGGTTCAGTCCGGAGCGGATTGAAAAGCCGCTCGGGGTGGTAAGCCGGAGGCATGATCTGATTACAATCAGCATCAACGACCGGGCTGAAGAGGAACTGCCGCAGCTGGGGCTCGTGGAGTTTGAAGATGCTGAGACCGGCAGACAGCTGCTGGTAAATACGGCGAGCATTCGGACCCGGCAGTATGTAAGCGCGCAGATTCAGAAGCGGCGTGAGGCGATGGCAAGACTGTTTCAGCGCTTCGGTGTGGACTGGATTCAGCTCAGGACCGGCGAGGAGTTTACGCCGGTGCTGCACCGGTTCTTTCAGGAGCGGGCGAGGAGATATCGCTGA
- a CDS encoding MarC family protein, whose amino-acid sequence MVYTLLQLIILFFVIFDPLLSFVVFFGATADMTPQEKRRTAILAVSVAIGISLLCLVFGAGILKLFNTNINDFKIAGGIILGILGIQMSLGQAGSERVMGTKKSAKAIASLIATPLLTGPASITAIIISVHDYGRLLTALAILIVLLVTLAIFLQAPRITRFTGETALQVVSTLMGLITLSWGIMFIKEGLGV is encoded by the coding sequence ATGGTCTATACCCTGCTCCAGCTGATTATTCTCTTTTTTGTCATCTTTGACCCGCTTCTGAGCTTTGTGGTGTTCTTCGGGGCAACTGCGGACATGACTCCGCAGGAAAAGCGCAGAACCGCAATTCTGGCGGTCAGCGTTGCCATCGGGATCTCTCTGCTCTGCCTGGTATTTGGCGCGGGCATTCTGAAGCTTTTCAATACAAATATCAACGACTTCAAAATTGCCGGCGGTATCATCCTCGGCATCCTCGGCATCCAGATGTCCCTGGGCCAGGCCGGGTCGGAACGGGTGATGGGCACAAAGAAATCGGCGAAGGCGATCGCCTCGCTCATCGCCACCCCGCTTCTGACCGGTCCGGCATCAATCACCGCCATAATTATCAGCGTCCATGACTATGGAAGACTGCTTACCGCGCTCGCCATTCTGATTGTCCTGCTGGTTACGCTCGCTATCTTCCTGCAGGCACCACGCATCACCCGCTTCACCGGCGAGACCGCGCTCCAGGTAGTCTCCACCCTGATGGGACTGATCACCCTCTCCTGGGGTATAATGTTCATCAAGGAAGGGCTCGGCGTCTGA
- the nfi gene encoding deoxyribonuclease V (cleaves DNA at apurinic or apyrimidinic sites): protein MCSNYVNYVFNDIQYCLVHQLILEDNFTDERDIRLVAGGDVAYEKNGERLVAAVVVFDLRLFTVVEQVICAGRAEFPYVPGFLSFREGPVLLMAIRRLKTEPDVFLFDGQGIAHPRRLGIASHLGVLLDRPAIGCAKSHLFGFYEEPERHKGAFSFIRDRVGNAVGLVLRTKDNTRPVFVSPGHRVSVKMAGKIILRCVSKYRIPEPLRQAHIRARSTVKDSVGCIKNPEK, encoded by the coding sequence ATGTGTAGTAATTATGTTAATTATGTATTTAATGATATTCAGTACTGTCTGGTACATCAGCTGATACTGGAGGATAATTTTACTGATGAGCGTGATATCAGGCTGGTTGCCGGTGGTGACGTGGCGTATGAGAAGAATGGAGAGAGACTGGTGGCTGCGGTTGTGGTCTTTGATCTGAGATTGTTTACGGTTGTGGAACAGGTGATTTGTGCGGGCAGGGCTGAATTTCCCTATGTTCCGGGATTTCTTTCCTTCCGTGAGGGTCCGGTCCTGCTGATGGCGATCAGGAGGTTAAAAACCGAGCCGGATGTTTTTCTCTTTGACGGTCAGGGGATCGCCCATCCACGGCGGCTGGGAATTGCGAGCCATCTTGGTGTCCTTCTTGACAGGCCGGCGATCGGCTGTGCCAAATCCCATCTTTTTGGATTTTATGAGGAGCCGGAAAGGCATAAAGGGGCGTTCAGTTTCATCCGGGACCGCGTGGGTAATGCGGTCGGGCTGGTTCTGCGGACAAAGGATAACACCCGGCCGGTCTTTGTCTCACCAGGACACAGAGTCAGCGTAAAGATGGCAGGCAAGATTATCCTGCGCTGTGTGAGCAAATACCGGATACCCGAACCGCTCCGCCAGGCGCACATCAGGGCGCGATCAACTGTCAAGGACTCAGTAGGTTGCATTAAAAATCCAGAAAAGTGA
- a CDS encoding tetratricopeptide repeat protein, whose protein sequence is MKRRFGLLLLIFPVSVLTAADVRSLVRRGNSLYHRQKFEEALAVYQQAEVLEPDNLGIHYNLGNTYYRLNRYSEAVSELSLATVSRNPKARAQAFYNLGNVLYRAGQLDGAINAYKQALLANPGDRQAKENLEFCLKKRQQQSPQPDSAQQQKSGQDRQKPQQSAQNQTDQKAQSQPQARSGGQLDREQAERILQAVQQKEREAQKQARRARRQRQVEKDW, encoded by the coding sequence ATGAAGCGGAGATTCGGACTTTTGCTGTTGATATTCCCGGTATCGGTGCTGACCGCCGCCGATGTCCGGAGTCTGGTGCGCAGGGGGAACAGCCTTTACCACCGGCAGAAGTTTGAGGAGGCGCTCGCAGTTTACCAGCAGGCGGAGGTGCTGGAACCGGACAACCTGGGAATTCATTACAATCTGGGCAACACCTATTACCGGCTTAACCGCTATTCGGAGGCAGTTTCCGAGCTTTCGCTGGCAACGGTCAGTAGAAACCCCAAGGCACGGGCACAGGCGTTTTACAATCTGGGTAATGTCCTTTACCGCGCCGGACAGCTGGACGGGGCGATAAATGCCTACAAGCAGGCACTGCTTGCCAATCCAGGAGACCGTCAGGCTAAGGAGAATTTGGAGTTTTGTCTGAAGAAACGGCAACAGCAGAGTCCGCAACCCGATTCAGCCCAGCAGCAGAAGTCCGGGCAGGACAGACAAAAACCGCAGCAGTCGGCTCAGAACCAGACAGATCAAAAAGCGCAATCTCAGCCTCAAGCCCGGTCCGGCGGTCAGCTCGACCGTGAGCAGGCGGAGCGGATCCTGCAGGCGGTTCAACAAAAGGAAAGGGAGGCGCAGAAACAGGCGCGCCGGGCAAGGAGACAGAGACAGGTGGAAAAGGACTGGTAG
- a CDS encoding BatD family protein, whose translation MSGFEFKRRLTALSALILLAGLIQAGEISFSASVDRTTVGLGEPFELTLTVSGVNISRVPRPQLPELKDFDNLGVSQSQSTSISIINGRVQQQTAISFVYTLVPRKLGELTIGPCRMVYDNTEYTTEPIRITVVKSATRAQTRTQPQRPIPPSPFDLFEEPEPEPAGGDDVFLAAAADRTSVYQGEQVTVTWTLYTTGELARLNLKETPTLTGFWADDIYQAQELRYEQRTVRGRAYYAAVLRKTALFPTQSGELRVGPMKLEGQMVTGGFFFGRARPFSVASEQLKITVKPLPESGKPASFTGGVGSFEVSASLSTDRSTGGEPVTLTITVNGTGNLGLLTAPVLPSVPGLKILTPETKDNFSYAGGRLSGSRKFVYPVLPTADGRYRIPEIELGFFDPRTGSYYVKKTPALEFVATDVPAKSGPVETASPGLRVIGSDIRHIRDRLVRSAGWERAAGLEFILYPLGLLLLIGGVILGRHQRRLQLDTGYARKSRAFRQARQRLKLAQRALREKRLDDFYGLLRQAVLGFIGDRTNIEAGALTGAELQAEMNRLGVDPELVKEILELINRCEIARFSPGAVACDPAALLSQAEKLLGRFSVAGGR comes from the coding sequence ATGAGCGGTTTTGAGTTCAAAAGACGGCTGACTGCGCTGTCGGCATTAATACTGCTTGCCGGTCTAATCCAGGCAGGAGAGATCAGTTTCAGCGCCAGTGTTGACCGGACGACGGTCGGGCTGGGCGAGCCCTTTGAGCTGACACTGACGGTGTCCGGGGTAAACATCAGCCGGGTCCCGCGACCGCAACTGCCGGAGCTTAAGGATTTTGACAATCTCGGTGTTTCCCAGTCCCAGTCCACCAGCATTTCGATCATCAATGGCCGGGTTCAGCAGCAGACCGCAATCAGCTTTGTCTATACGCTCGTGCCCAGAAAACTGGGAGAGTTGACCATCGGACCGTGCCGGATGGTCTATGATAATACTGAATATACTACCGAGCCGATCAGAATTACGGTGGTGAAGTCTGCCACCCGGGCTCAAACCCGAACCCAGCCCCAGCGTCCGATTCCCCCCAGTCCGTTTGACCTGTTTGAGGAGCCCGAGCCGGAGCCGGCGGGCGGAGATGATGTTTTCCTTGCTGCCGCAGCGGACCGGACCTCGGTTTATCAGGGGGAGCAGGTAACGGTCACCTGGACACTCTACACCACCGGTGAGCTTGCCCGCCTGAATCTCAAGGAGACACCAACCCTGACCGGCTTCTGGGCGGATGACATCTATCAGGCACAGGAATTGAGATACGAACAGCGGACGGTCCGGGGCAGAGCCTATTATGCAGCAGTGCTGAGAAAGACCGCACTGTTCCCAACCCAGTCCGGAGAACTGCGGGTCGGTCCAATGAAGCTTGAGGGTCAGATGGTTACCGGCGGTTTTTTCTTTGGCCGGGCAAGACCGTTCAGTGTCGCATCCGAGCAGTTGAAGATTACCGTCAAGCCCCTCCCGGAATCGGGCAAACCCGCTTCGTTTACGGGCGGGGTCGGTTCGTTTGAGGTCAGTGCCAGTCTTAGCACCGACCGTTCAACCGGCGGTGAACCGGTAACGCTGACGATTACGGTCAATGGAACTGGTAATCTCGGACTGCTTACCGCACCGGTTCTGCCTTCGGTGCCGGGTTTGAAAATCCTGACCCCGGAGACCAAGGATAATTTCAGTTATGCCGGTGGCAGACTTTCCGGTTCCCGGAAGTTTGTTTATCCGGTTCTGCCCACCGCCGATGGCCGATACCGGATTCCGGAGATTGAACTGGGCTTTTTTGATCCCAGGACCGGCAGTTACTATGTTAAAAAGACACCGGCACTGGAGTTTGTTGCCACCGATGTGCCGGCAAAATCGGGACCGGTGGAGACCGCCAGCCCCGGTCTGCGAGTCATCGGTTCGGATATCCGGCACATCAGGGACCGGCTGGTCCGGTCAGCAGGGTGGGAACGGGCTGCCGGGCTGGAGTTCATTCTTTATCCGCTCGGGCTGCTGCTGCTGATTGGCGGGGTGATTCTGGGAAGACACCAGCGCCGGCTTCAGCTGGACACCGGTTATGCCCGCAAGAGCCGGGCGTTCCGGCAGGCGCGGCAGCGGCTGAAGCTGGCACAGCGGGCGCTGCGGGAAAAACGGCTTGACGATTTTTACGGTCTGCTCCGTCAGGCGGTGCTGGGTTTCATCGGTGACCGGACCAATATCGAAGCCGGTGCGCTCACCGGCGCTGAGCTCCAGGCCGAGATGAACCGGTTGGGGGTTGATCCGGAGCTGGTAAAAGAAATTCTTGAGCTGATTAATCGGTGTGAGATCGCCCGGTTTTCACCCGGGGCGGTGGCGTGTGACCCGGCTGCACTGCTGAGTCAGGCGGAAAAACTGCTGGGCAGATTTTCAGTGGCAGGTGGCAGATGA
- a CDS encoding VWA domain-containing protein: protein MMHFASPGYFALLLLVPLLWWWELRRRRPALRYSDIGLVPEPASWERALSRLPLVLYSLALVFGTVALARPQKGRQFEELETRGIDIMLCLDISGSMQAMDFAPGDRLAVAKERAKEFVDKRQGDRIGLVVFSATSLTQCPLTLDHRIVTEIIDRLHFGMLEDGTAIGMGLASAVARLKDSKAKEKVIILLTDGVNNTGDIDPLTAAQTAAALGIKVYTIGVGSKGPVPFPVDDPIFGRRFVQVEVDLDTETLQKIAEITGGKFFLATDPQALKQIYDEIDRLEPSTFKTRRWTIYQELAHRPLLWALVSLLAGAVGSMLIFRRLA, encoded by the coding sequence ATGATGCATTTTGCCAGCCCGGGATACTTTGCCCTGCTGTTGCTGGTGCCGCTGCTGTGGTGGTGGGAACTGAGGCGGCGGCGGCCGGCGCTGCGCTACAGTGACATCGGGCTGGTGCCGGAACCGGCGTCCTGGGAACGGGCGCTTAGCCGTCTTCCCCTTGTTCTCTATTCGCTGGCGCTCGTTTTCGGGACGGTTGCGCTTGCGCGCCCCCAGAAGGGCCGGCAGTTTGAGGAGCTGGAGACCCGCGGGATTGACATCATGCTCTGTCTGGATATCTCCGGTTCGATGCAGGCAATGGACTTTGCCCCGGGCGACCGGCTTGCCGTTGCCAAGGAGCGGGCAAAGGAGTTTGTCGACAAGCGGCAGGGAGACCGGATCGGGCTGGTTGTCTTTTCGGCGACCAGCCTGACTCAGTGTCCACTCACGCTTGACCACAGGATTGTCACCGAGATCATTGACCGGCTGCATTTCGGAATGCTGGAGGATGGGACGGCAATCGGCATGGGGCTTGCCAGTGCCGTTGCCCGGCTTAAGGATTCCAAGGCGAAGGAGAAGGTGATAATCCTTCTGACCGACGGGGTAAACAATACCGGCGACATTGACCCGCTGACCGCAGCTCAGACCGCAGCGGCACTGGGCATCAAGGTTTACACGATCGGCGTGGGCAGCAAGGGTCCGGTGCCGTTTCCGGTTGACGACCCGATCTTCGGGCGCCGGTTTGTGCAGGTGGAGGTGGATCTGGATACCGAGACTTTGCAGAAGATCGCCGAGATTACCGGCGGAAAGTTCTTTCTTGCCACCGACCCGCAGGCGCTGAAGCAGATTTATGACGAAATTGACCGGCTGGAACCGAGTACCTTCAAGACCCGGCGCTGGACGATTTATCAGGAGCTGGCACACAGGCCGCTGTTATGGGCGCTGGTAAGTCTGCTTGCCGGTGCGGTGGGGAGCATGCTGATTTTCCGGAGGCTGGCGTGA
- a CDS encoding MoxR family ATPase: MKDDIRRIHEEIERESLFVQTLTAEIGKVIVGQKYLVERLLVGLLANGHILIEGVPGLAKTYAVKSLAGAISARFQRIQFTPDLLPADIIGTQIYNQRTGEFTARKGPVFANFVLADEINRAPPKVQSALLEAMQERQVTIGEQTFKLEEPFLVLATQNPIEQEGTYPLPEAQADRFLLKLKVGYPTKEEEKQIVERMTKGAEPKTAPVVDLPTILRARELCTKIYVDEKIKDYILNLVFATRFPKEHNLADLASLIRYGASPRASIYLLTAARALAFLKRRGFVIPEDIKELAYDVLRHRIILTYEAEAEELTADDIIRRVLEGVEVP, from the coding sequence TTGAAGGACGACATCAGACGAATTCACGAAGAGATCGAGCGGGAGAGTCTGTTTGTCCAGACGCTGACCGCGGAAATCGGCAAGGTGATCGTCGGTCAGAAGTATCTCGTAGAGAGGCTCTTGGTCGGGCTCTTGGCAAACGGGCATATCCTGATTGAGGGTGTGCCGGGTCTTGCCAAGACCTATGCGGTCAAAAGTCTGGCGGGCGCAATCAGCGCCCGGTTTCAGCGGATTCAGTTTACACCGGACCTGCTGCCGGCCGATATCATCGGCACCCAGATTTACAATCAGCGCACCGGCGAGTTTACCGCCCGCAAAGGTCCGGTGTTTGCCAATTTTGTGCTTGCAGATGAGATCAACCGGGCACCGCCGAAGGTCCAGAGCGCACTCCTCGAGGCGATGCAGGAACGGCAGGTAACGATCGGCGAACAGACCTTCAAACTTGAAGAGCCGTTTCTCGTGCTCGCAACCCAGAACCCGATTGAGCAGGAAGGAACCTATCCCCTGCCCGAAGCTCAGGCGGACCGGTTTCTGCTGAAGCTGAAAGTTGGTTACCCGACAAAGGAGGAGGAAAAGCAGATTGTTGAGCGGATGACAAAGGGAGCAGAGCCGAAGACCGCACCGGTGGTTGATCTTCCGACCATTCTCCGCGCCCGGGAGCTGTGCACCAAGATTTATGTGGATGAGAAGATCAAGGATTACATCCTGAATCTGGTCTTTGCCACCCGTTTTCCGAAGGAGCACAACCTTGCTGATCTGGCATCATTGATCCGTTATGGAGCTTCACCCCGGGCGTCAATCTATCTCCTGACCGCAGCGCGGGCGCTGGCATTCCTCAAACGGCGCGGTTTTGTCATTCCCGAGGACATCAAGGAGCTGGCTTATGATGTCCTGCGCCACCGGATCATCCTGACCTATGAGGCGGAGGCAGAGGAGCTGACCGCTGATGATATCATCCGGCGGGTGCTGGAAGGCGTTGAGGTCCCGTAG
- a CDS encoding VWA domain-containing protein, whose translation MINWALPGYLWFLAAPVVLVLLWLLVRYRQERRLRLVLEPVLIQRLHTERILPVVVARYGLFLLALVLLTVALARPRWGERLQMFKGRGIAVVIALDASKSMLAEDVKPSRLARAKAELSALIDELAGNAVGIVAFAGDAHALCPLTTDLEAAKLFLDIISPELMPVPGTDFGRAIGVAQELFDPNAATRALVLVTDGEDLGRTTEQAVMVAKEQGIRIYPVAISTPEGAPIPESEGTGVTYKKDAGGNVVISRMDERKLILIAQATGGRFFRLEGFSPERLRAELDRLEKEELGGGEFRGYVERYQGFLLAGMIMLFLALVLPERKIDFRRL comes from the coding sequence GTGATCAACTGGGCGCTGCCGGGTTATCTGTGGTTTCTGGCTGCACCGGTGGTTCTGGTGTTGCTGTGGTTACTTGTCCGGTACCGGCAGGAGCGGCGGCTCCGGCTGGTGCTGGAACCGGTGCTGATCCAGCGGCTGCACACCGAGCGCATCCTGCCGGTGGTGGTGGCGCGTTATGGCCTCTTTCTTCTGGCACTCGTCCTGCTGACCGTTGCCCTTGCCCGGCCGCGCTGGGGTGAGCGGCTGCAGATGTTCAAAGGCAGAGGGATTGCGGTTGTAATTGCACTTGATGCCTCCAAGTCGATGCTTGCTGAGGATGTCAAGCCGAGCCGACTGGCACGGGCAAAGGCGGAGCTGTCGGCGCTCATTGATGAGCTTGCGGGCAACGCGGTGGGGATCGTCGCCTTTGCCGGCGATGCCCATGCCCTCTGTCCCCTGACCACCGACCTGGAGGCGGCGAAGCTGTTTCTTGATATCATCAGCCCGGAGCTGATGCCGGTGCCGGGCACCGATTTCGGCAGGGCAATTGGGGTTGCTCAGGAGCTGTTTGATCCCAATGCTGCGACCAGGGCGCTGGTTCTCGTCACCGATGGCGAGGACCTGGGCAGAACTACCGAACAGGCGGTGATGGTGGCAAAGGAGCAGGGTATCCGGATTTATCCTGTGGCGATCAGCACGCCTGAAGGGGCACCGATTCCGGAGTCAGAGGGAACGGGAGTGACCTACAAGAAGGATGCAGGCGGAAATGTGGTGATTTCCCGGATGGATGAGCGGAAGCTGATTCTTATTGCTCAGGCAACCGGCGGCCGGTTCTTCCGGCTTGAGGGGTTTTCGCCGGAGCGGCTGCGGGCAGAGCTGGACCGGCTGGAGAAGGAGGAGCTGGGTGGAGGTGAGTTCCGCGGTTATGTGGAGCGCTATCAGGGTTTTCTGCTGGCGGGAATGATTATGCTTTTTCTTGCCCTGGTCCTGCCGGAAAGGAAAATTGATTTCAGAAGGTTATGA
- a CDS encoding DNA methyltransferase — MAHPANKRQAQRCSICQNTVYNGLGKHIINNHGYESFKRIILKARTSGASDAELGQRFGINLRQLEKIILESYGLNISGLVQVQKSIKCLEPKDFKEETTTVWSFKQRGNWATHNGKYRGNWSPYIPRNVILKYSKPGDLVLDYFAGSGTTAVEAKLLGRRCIAIDINPACVALTKQHLDFSLPSNLFSDKISAFEPEVRAGDARNLGWMSDESVDLICAHPPYAGIIKYGSDIDGDLSNLDIDEFLLEIGKVARESYRVLKPGGKCAILIGDTRRKKHILPLGFQTIDVFQKAGFRLRELVIKRQHNCKTTGFWYDKSVQYNFLLLAHEYLPIFEKVQGSFPAVMREARSAAISSYDWTHRKFPVAKVNELEVSTVWTFQEKVLEEQLNENVFKRYGKGKVRLTVYINPLPSNSTFSELKVKKSAGLLFIKANSLQRPESRVEVEQYMKTIEAVVDQQLPHIAPDGYLVIQVKDVRVTGYIEPMAKNIISLLKKNQRLWLKEIVIVVASNQDETSPKSDSAELEIVHQYLLIYDVK; from the coding sequence ATGGCACATCCGGCAAATAAGAGGCAAGCGCAGAGATGTTCTATTTGTCAAAATACGGTTTATAATGGACTGGGCAAGCACATCATTAATAATCACGGATATGAGTCATTCAAAAGGATAATATTAAAAGCAAGGACATCTGGGGCTTCAGATGCTGAATTAGGCCAGCGCTTCGGGATTAATTTGCGTCAGCTTGAAAAAATTATCCTCGAATCCTACGGGTTGAATATTTCCGGATTAGTGCAAGTACAAAAGTCGATAAAGTGCTTGGAACCTAAAGATTTTAAAGAGGAAACAACAACAGTTTGGAGTTTCAAACAGCGAGGAAATTGGGCAACACATAATGGTAAATACCGGGGTAACTGGTCGCCTTATATACCGAGAAATGTAATCTTGAAATACTCAAAGCCGGGGGATTTGGTACTGGACTATTTTGCTGGGAGCGGAACGACAGCAGTTGAAGCTAAGCTTCTTGGCAGAAGATGTATAGCGATAGATATCAATCCGGCATGCGTTGCGCTTACTAAACAACACCTTGATTTCAGTCTACCTTCAAATTTGTTTTCTGACAAAATATCGGCTTTTGAGCCCGAGGTTCGAGCAGGTGATGCCAGAAATCTGGGCTGGATGTCTGACGAGAGCGTAGACCTTATTTGCGCTCATCCTCCTTATGCGGGGATTATAAAGTATGGTTCGGACATCGATGGTGACCTATCAAACTTGGATATCGATGAATTTCTTTTAGAAATCGGGAAAGTTGCCCGGGAGAGCTACCGGGTGCTCAAGCCTGGTGGTAAATGTGCGATTTTAATTGGTGATACCAGAAGAAAAAAACACATTCTGCCGCTGGGATTTCAGACAATCGATGTTTTCCAGAAAGCCGGATTCAGATTGAGGGAGCTGGTGATTAAGCGCCAGCACAACTGTAAAACTACCGGTTTCTGGTATGATAAGAGCGTGCAATATAATTTCCTGCTGTTGGCACATGAGTACTTGCCGATTTTCGAGAAAGTTCAGGGATCTTTTCCAGCAGTAATGCGAGAAGCCCGTTCAGCTGCTATTTCCTCATATGACTGGACGCACAGAAAGTTCCCCGTTGCTAAAGTTAATGAACTTGAGGTCAGCACAGTATGGACTTTTCAGGAAAAAGTGTTGGAGGAGCAACTGAATGAAAATGTATTTAAGCGTTATGGGAAAGGTAAAGTCCGGCTGACTGTCTATATTAATCCTCTCCCTAGTAATTCCACCTTTTCGGAATTGAAGGTTAAGAAAAGTGCCGGGTTGCTGTTTATCAAGGCGAATTCACTCCAGCGACCTGAGTCCAGGGTAGAAGTTGAACAGTATATGAAAACGATAGAGGCGGTTGTTGATCAGCAATTACCGCATATAGCACCTGATGGTTATCTAGTTATTCAAGTGAAAGACGTCAGGGTTACGGGTTACATCGAACCAATGGCTAAAAACATCATTAGCTTACTTAAGAAAAATCAGCGATTGTGGTTAAAGGAAATTGTTATTGTTGTCGCTAGTAATCAAGACGAAACGAGTCCGAAATCTGATAGTGCAGAGCTTGAAATTGTGCACCAATACCTGCTGATATATGATGTAAAATAG
- a CDS encoding tetratricopeptide repeat protein: protein MSSLVFILILLAQPGWVSDCFLRANAAYEAGSYDEAIRLYDSTLLGVQSPTVYYNRGNAHFRANRIGLAVADYLRAWRMAPRDPDINYNLNFARQFRVDKNPAPEGVWSRLFRTIFTLFNPPITRILTAFSFFLSALFLAGYFLWHRSALLIIGLVLTVLFLFGLGSVLYWRGATDRNLAVVVVPEAVLRAGPGGEYREIAAVHDGLEVRIVEHRPEWVLVQIPGGLGGWIERSALERVFQ from the coding sequence ATGAGCAGTCTGGTTTTCATTCTTATTCTCCTGGCCCAGCCGGGGTGGGTTTCAGACTGTTTTTTGCGGGCAAACGCGGCTTATGAGGCAGGCAGTTATGATGAGGCGATCCGGCTTTACGACTCAACGCTGCTGGGCGTTCAGTCGCCAACGGTTTACTATAACCGCGGTAATGCCCATTTCCGGGCAAACCGGATCGGACTGGCGGTCGCCGACTATCTCCGTGCCTGGCGTATGGCGCCCCGGGATCCGGATATCAACTATAACCTCAACTTTGCCCGGCAGTTCCGGGTGGACAAAAATCCCGCTCCGGAAGGAGTATGGTCACGGTTGTTCCGGACCATTTTTACCCTGTTCAACCCGCCGATTACCAGAATTCTTACCGCATTCAGTTTCTTTCTGAGTGCACTCTTTCTTGCCGGCTATTTTCTCTGGCACCGGTCCGCACTCCTGATTATCGGGCTGGTGCTGACGGTGCTGTTTCTTTTCGGTCTGGGCTCGGTGCTGTACTGGCGCGGGGCAACCGACCGCAATCTGGCGGTCGTGGTGGTGCCGGAGGCGGTCCTCCGTGCCGGTCCGGGTGGTGAATACCGGGAGATTGCAGCGGTCCATGACGGGCTGGAGGTGAGGATTGTTGAGCACAGACCTGAGTGGGTGCTGGTTCAGATTCCGGGTGGACTCGGCGGCTGGATTGAGCGTTCGGCGCTGGAGCGGGTATTTCAGTAG